A portion of the Desulfurellaceae bacterium genome contains these proteins:
- a CDS encoding MFS transporter, with translation MHAPGRLSHRVKIAYGFGLSAEGIKTNAFTLFLLFYYQQIVGLDPGLCGVALFVALLIDAVTDPAVGVWSDGFRSRLGRRHPFMYAAGLPLAVCFVAVFLPPRGLSQAGLFAWLLGSASATRFAMTLFAIPHQALVAELTQDYDERTSLQTL, from the coding sequence ATGCACGCCCCAGGCCGCCTGTCCCACAGGGTCAAGATCGCCTACGGCTTCGGGCTGTCCGCCGAAGGCATTAAGACCAACGCATTTACCCTCTTTTTGCTGTTTTATTATCAGCAGATTGTCGGACTCGATCCCGGTCTGTGTGGCGTGGCGCTGTTCGTCGCCCTGCTTATCGATGCGGTGACCGATCCGGCGGTCGGTGTCTGGTCCGACGGCTTCCGGTCTCGACTCGGCCGGCGCCACCCTTTCATGTATGCCGCCGGCCTGCCGCTGGCGGTGTGTTTTGTGGCGGTGTTTCTGCCGCCCCGGGGGTTGAGCCAGGCCGGGCTGTTCGCGTGGCTGCTGGGCTCTGCCTCGGCCACGCGTTTTGCCATGACCCTGTTTGCCATTCCGCACCAGGCCCTGGTGGCCGAGCTGACCCAGGACTATGACGAGCGCACCTCGCTGCAAACCCT
- a CDS encoding AAA family ATPase: MAAPTRKYNPGFLSDEEIIASFCVRTNEFASLVEMLREYTGNANPHQLVIGPRGSGKTSLLRRVAAEIGRDNTLSASFFPIVFAEESYEVSTAGEFWLECLSRLAVQAPHREGSPDLHRTYDELRAIDDDQTLENRCLGALLDFADREGKRLVLMVENLNMMFGDMVDQDAGWRLRKVLQTEPRIVLLASATNRFDQIDNPDQALYDQFRVRLLRPLDTQECAVLWKTVSGHDARSETIRSLQILTGGDPRLVVIVARFGVGRSFRNLMANLLDLVDDHTEYFRGHIELLPAQERRVYLALAELWKPATTKEIADRSRLKPSPCSAQLTRLVERGIVEVAGGTARRKQYYLTQRLYNIYYLLRRPRGPDRLVEALIRFMEAFYAPPELRDIGVEMAREAGNFNGEMRTLHQTALAQLLALPALAEHRDTLLSEVRAQGLIPPGGAESEWTGVKPTPYPVDRRHRNADVSAEMTGRELIERGETFHKLKQPEDALAAYDEVVRRYGTSEVPALREVVARALHRMGALLWELERSEDALAACDEVVRRYGASEVPMFREAVALALCRKGDLLGNLERPEEALDTFDEVVRRLGEYAIPPDQGFIEYALIGKASFELECRNYDTAIRTAGLALEQCSAESLGSRAAGHLIRARATLENGDPSGCEQDIETLLALLPELDSLPRELLVALMAFSIELGPTRIHELIQDSPAAPLLLPLTTALEQELGLEPRVAREVDEVAQDIRKELEN; the protein is encoded by the coding sequence ATGGCCGCCCCCACCAGGAAGTACAATCCAGGGTTCCTGTCCGATGAGGAGATAATCGCGTCGTTCTGTGTCCGGACGAATGAATTCGCCTCGCTCGTCGAGATGCTACGCGAATACACCGGCAACGCGAATCCGCATCAGCTTGTGATCGGTCCGCGTGGCAGCGGGAAGACAAGCCTGCTCCGACGCGTTGCGGCCGAGATAGGTCGTGATAATACCTTGTCTGCGAGCTTCTTCCCGATTGTCTTCGCCGAGGAGAGCTACGAGGTGTCCACGGCGGGAGAGTTCTGGCTGGAATGCCTGTCCCGCCTTGCCGTCCAGGCGCCACACCGGGAGGGCAGCCCTGACCTGCATCGGACCTATGATGAGTTGCGCGCCATTGACGACGACCAGACGCTGGAGAACCGCTGTCTTGGAGCCCTGCTCGATTTTGCGGACCGCGAGGGCAAGCGGCTCGTGCTGATGGTCGAGAACCTGAACATGATGTTCGGGGACATGGTAGACCAGGACGCGGGCTGGCGGCTGCGCAAGGTTCTCCAGACCGAGCCGCGGATCGTGCTGCTTGCAAGCGCAACGAACCGCTTCGACCAGATCGACAATCCGGACCAAGCCTTGTACGACCAGTTCCGGGTGCGGCTGTTGCGGCCACTCGACACGCAGGAGTGCGCCGTGCTGTGGAAGACGGTGTCCGGTCACGATGCTCGGTCAGAGACGATTCGGTCGTTGCAGATCCTGACCGGTGGCGACCCCCGCCTGGTGGTGATTGTGGCCCGTTTCGGGGTGGGCCGATCCTTTCGCAACCTGATGGCCAATCTACTCGACTTGGTCGATGACCACACGGAATACTTCAGAGGCCATATCGAACTGCTCCCGGCACAGGAAAGACGGGTCTATCTGGCGCTTGCCGAGCTATGGAAGCCGGCCACCACAAAAGAAATCGCCGACCGGTCTCGGCTCAAGCCAAGCCCGTGCAGCGCCCAGCTCACCCGTCTCGTGGAACGGGGCATCGTCGAAGTGGCTGGAGGCACGGCGCGCCGCAAGCAGTACTACCTGACCCAGCGTCTCTACAACATCTATTACTTGCTGCGTCGTCCCCGCGGGCCGGATCGCTTGGTCGAGGCTCTCATCCGCTTCATGGAGGCGTTCTACGCGCCGCCCGAGTTGAGAGATATCGGAGTGGAGATGGCCCGTGAAGCGGGCAACTTCAACGGGGAGATGCGGACGTTGCATCAGACCGCCCTCGCGCAGTTGTTGGCCCTGCCAGCCCTGGCTGAGCATCGTGACACCCTGCTTTCGGAGGTCCGCGCCCAGGGCCTCATACCCCCAGGAGGGGCGGAGTCCGAGTGGACTGGCGTAAAACCGACTCCCTATCCGGTGGACCGACGCCATAGAAACGCGGACGTCTCCGCAGAGATGACAGGTAGGGAACTCATCGAAAGGGGAGAAACGTTTCATAAACTGAAGCAGCCCGAGGACGCCCTGGCAGCCTATGACGAAGTGGTACGCCGTTATGGGACAAGCGAGGTGCCGGCGCTTCGGGAAGTGGTTGCCAGAGCCCTCCACCGTATGGGAGCCCTCCTTTGGGAACTGGAGCGGTCTGAGGATGCCTTGGCAGCTTGTGACGAAGTGGTACGCCGCTACGGGGCAAGCGAGGTTCCGATGTTTCGGGAAGCGGTCGCTCTTGCCCTCTGTCGCAAGGGGGACCTTCTCGGGAATTTGGAGCGGCCTGAAGAAGCCTTGGATACCTTTGACGAGGTGGTGCGCCGATTAGGTGAGTACGCAATCCCTCCAGACCAAGGGTTTATTGAGTACGCTCTCATTGGAAAAGCGTCTTTCGAGTTGGAATGCCGCAACTACGATACAGCCATCAGGACGGCTGGTCTGGCCCTCGAACAATGCAGCGCGGAATCACTGGGGAGCCGAGCAGCCGGCCACCTGATCCGGGCCAGGGCAACTCTTGAGAACGGTGATCCCTCTGGCTGCGAGCAAGATATTGAGACGCTCCTCGCTCTTCTCCCGGAACTGGACTCTCTGCCAAGAGAGCTTCTTGTGGCCTTGATGGCGTTTAGCATTGAGCTTGGGCCGACGCGTATACACGAGCTGATTCAGGATTCACCGGCGGCACCTCTGCTGCTGCCGCTCACGACAGCCTTGGAACAGGAACTCGGACTTGAGCCTCGAGTGGCGCGGGAAGTGGATGAGGTCGCTCAGGATATCCGGAAAGAACTGGAGAACC
- a CDS encoding XRE family transcriptional regulator translates to MTQKALGEALNVKQPAVAKLERRADMYVSNLRACIEALGGRLSIVAEFPQGSVTITNFSDVGDDTRDA, encoded by the coding sequence GATGACCCAGAAGGCGCTCGGCGAAGCCTTGAACGTCAAACAGCCGGCCGTCGCCAAGTTGGAGCGGCGGGCGGATATGTATGTCTCGAACCTCCGCGCCTGCATCGAAGCCTTGGGCGGACGGCTGAGCATCGTTGCCGAGTTTCCCCAGGGCAGCGTCACCATCACGAACTTCTCGGACGTGGGCGACGACACACGCGACGCGTGA
- a CDS encoding XdhC family protein — MDDLWDRAEALLADGKSFVLATIIRTRGSVPREVGAKMVVPPEGQPFGTIGGGCGEGEVLRRAYPVLEQNLPPRIVEVDLTGDFDQDVIQVCGGLMDVALDVWRPEEHRELAHSLAEATRARRPAALVTALDAVGGSLSPGAKGCLSVGRGGPALSPALSLDQPLVETFSASVSDGKSQLFAVSPQGQAVEEVVARRQDWPKVFVDVQSGQQTLIIAGAGHIAQPLCEIAHLMGFRTIVVDDRWAFANTERFPHAADIRVGPFGQVLDSLEINEQTFVVVVTRGHVHDEESVRVALHKTPAYIGMIGSKRRAKTTLERLAEQGFSSTPPWVWILRLRRRPKSP, encoded by the coding sequence ATGGATGATTTATGGGACCGCGCCGAAGCATTACTGGCTGACGGCAAGTCGTTTGTCTTAGCGACGATTATTCGGACGCGTGGTTCTGTCCCGCGTGAGGTCGGGGCCAAGATGGTTGTGCCGCCCGAGGGGCAGCCGTTTGGCACGATAGGCGGCGGGTGTGGGGAGGGCGAGGTGCTGCGCCGGGCCTATCCGGTGTTGGAGCAGAATCTGCCGCCACGGATTGTCGAGGTCGACCTGACCGGAGATTTCGATCAGGACGTGATTCAGGTGTGTGGCGGCTTGATGGATGTGGCGCTCGACGTGTGGCGACCCGAAGAGCATCGTGAACTGGCCCATAGCCTGGCCGAAGCGACCCGGGCGCGTCGGCCAGCGGCTCTGGTGACGGCCCTGGATGCGGTCGGCGGCAGCCTCAGTCCGGGCGCCAAGGGGTGTCTGTCGGTGGGCCGTGGCGGCCCAGCTCTGAGCCCCGCCCTGTCGCTGGACCAGCCGCTGGTCGAGACCTTCAGCGCTTCCGTCAGCGATGGCAAGTCCCAGCTGTTTGCGGTCTCACCCCAGGGCCAGGCGGTGGAAGAGGTCGTCGCCCGTCGCCAGGACTGGCCCAAAGTCTTTGTTGACGTCCAGTCGGGCCAGCAGACCCTGATTATTGCCGGCGCCGGCCATATTGCCCAGCCGCTGTGCGAGATCGCTCACCTGATGGGTTTTCGGACGATTGTCGTCGATGATCGCTGGGCATTTGCCAATACCGAGCGCTTTCCCCACGCGGCCGATATCCGGGTCGGACCCTTTGGCCAGGTGCTGGACAGCCTGGAGATCAACGAGCAGACCTTTGTCGTCGTCGTCACCCGGGGGCATGTACATGACGAGGAGTCGGTGCGGGTGGCGCTGCACAAGACCCCGGCCTATATCGGCATGATCGGGAGCAAACGCCGGGCCAAGACCACCCTCGAACGCCTGGCCGAACAGGGCTTCAGCTCCACACCCCCATGGGTCTGGATATTGCGGCTGAGACGCCGGCCGAAATCGCCGTAG
- a CDS encoding MFS transporter: VLAYAVFLRATPRYPQGLLNPEGYAGFAVWGAVIMVVTTLVSALGTQRAALRAQVADSRIQPVRLRSLPRDMRAALGSPSYRAAVVGGLCLWVSFGVNQNLNNYLNTFLWGFSSEQLTLFMFVLIASSLLALVVTRPLAERLGKKRLILATAVAAPLMLAALVFVRLAGLLPGSGELVLMWVVGGTIFVSYTAIIISMTMVGAMIADVTDEHE, translated from the coding sequence GTGCTGGCCTATGCGGTGTTTCTGCGCGCCACCCCCCGCTATCCCCAGGGGCTGCTCAATCCTGAGGGCTATGCCGGCTTTGCCGTGTGGGGCGCGGTCATCATGGTCGTGACGACCCTGGTGTCGGCGCTCGGCACCCAGCGGGCTGCCCTGCGGGCTCAGGTGGCTGACAGCCGTATACAGCCGGTCCGGCTCAGATCTCTGCCCCGAGACATGCGGGCGGCGCTGGGCAGCCCGTCGTACCGGGCGGCCGTTGTCGGCGGGCTGTGTCTGTGGGTCTCGTTTGGGGTGAACCAGAACCTCAATAATTACCTCAACACTTTTTTGTGGGGGTTCAGCTCGGAGCAGCTCACGCTCTTCATGTTTGTTCTCATCGCCAGCTCGCTGCTGGCCCTGGTCGTGACGCGACCGCTGGCCGAGCGGCTGGGCAAGAAACGGCTGATTCTCGCCACCGCCGTGGCCGCACCGCTGATGTTGGCTGCGCTCGTTTTCGTGCGGCTGGCCGGCCTGTTGCCGGGCAGCGGTGAGCTCGTGCTGATGTGGGTCGTGGGCGGAACGATCTTCGTGAGCTATACCGCCATCATCATCTCCATGACGATGGTTGGGGCGATGATTGCCGACGTGACCGACGAGCATGAG